One window from the genome of Pseudanabaena yagii GIHE-NHR1 encodes:
- the brnA gene encoding type II toxin-antitoxin system BrnA family antitoxin, whose translation MKAEELDKKFDDGEDVLDLFDLSTLKRPALETQSVSINLPQWMIAALDRESVRLDVDRQSIITSVRVKLSNFKISKVKALLHKAFTFGHWERVCVAPPLPSNSHYEKLTTVGREI comes from the coding sequence ATGAAAGCTGAAGAGTTAGATAAAAAGTTTGATGATGGTGAAGATGTTTTAGATTTGTTCGATCTATCTACATTAAAACGCCCTGCTTTAGAAACTCAGTCTGTTTCTATCAATTTACCCCAGTGGATGATTGCTGCCCTTGATAGAGAGTCTGTAAGGTTAGACGTAGACCGTCAATCTATAATAACGTCAGTTCGGGTTAAGCTTTCAAATTTTAAAATCTCAAAAGTAAAAGCCTTACTACACAAGGCTTTTACTTTTGGGCATTGGGAGAGGGTTTGTGTAGCACCCCCCCTCCCCAGCAATTCTCATTATGAAAAATTAACTACTGTTGGGAGGGAGATCTAA
- a CDS encoding type II toxin-antitoxin system HicB family antitoxin, whose amino-acid sequence MKYKYRVNLVWSDEDNCYLVELPEFSNDLQRYFTHGDTYAEAIANAEEVLELLIEDYEATGKPLPSPQVLQLA is encoded by the coding sequence ATGAAATATAAGTATCGCGTTAATCTTGTTTGGTCAGATGAAGACAACTGTTATCTGGTGGAATTACCTGAGTTTTCCAATGACTTGCAGCGATACTTTACGCATGGAGATACTTATGCAGAGGCGATCGCTAATGCAGAGGAGGTATTAGAACTTTTAATCGAAGACTACGAAGCAACGGGTAAACCCTTGCCATCACCTCAAGTATTGCAACTAGCTTAG
- the gltB gene encoding glutamate synthase large subunit, whose translation MNSNALPVKQGLYDPQFEHDACGVGFIVHKSGQKSHAIVEQGLTILENLEHRGACGCETNTGDGAGILLQLPHKFLAKVAATANIILPEAGQYGVGMVYASPNLEARQNGRKTFEKLVEAEGLKVLGWRDVPTDNSSLGATAQSSEPFMQQVFIQRSSDLVDDLAFDRKLFVLRKLAHTAIRAANIDPYWYPASLSCRTIVYKGMLMTAQVGQYYAHDLHDPDIESALALVHSRFSTNTFPSWERSHPYRYIAHNGEINTLRGNINWMIARQSMFESDLFGDDIAKIKPVINVDGSDSTIFDNALELLTLAGRSLPHAVMMMIPEPWTAHESMSDEKKAFYEYHSCLMEPWDGPASIAFTDGTMIGAVLDRNGLRPSRYYVTKDDLVIFASEAGVLQIEPERIESKGRLQPGRMFLVNMQEGRIVADEEIKHQIATEHPYREWINQHMVEIASLKDAEVSEPEAIPLTQRQMAFGYSFEDLRLLLTPMARDGVEAVGAMGNDAPLAVLSNRSKLLYDYFQQLFAQVTNPPIDSIREEIITSAETTIGAERNLLKPEPESCHLIELKTPILSDGELAKLKHINEGDFKSVTLSTLFDPKSGVSGLESTIAEICAKADQAIADGVNILILSDRGVNPDHAPIPALLAVSGLHHHLIRTGTRTRVGLVLESGEPREVHHFALLIGYGCGAINPYLAFESINDMIKQGLLVNVDYKTAVKNYIKSATKGVTKVASKIGISTIQSYRGAQIFEAVGLNQEVIKQYFTWTASRIEGANLEVIAKEAIARHTHAFPDRPASGNTLDVGGEYQWRKEGEAHLFSPETIHALQKAVREGNYEQFKKYSALVNEQNQQHFTLRGLLDFKSRESIPLEEVEPIESILRRFKTGAMSYGSISKEAHEALAIAMNRIGGKSNTGEGGEDPDRYTWTNEQGDSKNSAIKQVASGRFGVTSLYLSQAKEIQIKMAQGAKPGEGGQLPGKKVYPWIAKVRHSTPGVGLISPPPHHDIYSIEDLAELIHDLKNANRAARISVKLVSEVGVGTIAAGVSKAHADVVLISGYDGGTGASPQTSIKHAGLPWELGLAETHQTLVLNNLRSRIVVETDGQMKTGRDVVIAALLGAEEFGFATAPLVTLGCIMMRVCHLNTCPVGVATQDPQLREKFTGDPAHTVNFMTFISQEVRELMAQLGFRTLDEMVGRTDVLEAKQAVEHWKAKGLDFSKILYQPEVGEDVGRYAQIPQDHGLDKSLDMTVLLDLCQAAIVDGEPVHATVPIKNINRAVGTILGNEITKRHWEGLPDDTVHLHFQGTAGQSFGAFVPSGVTLELEGDTNDYLGKGLSGGKIILYPHKSSTFVAEENIIAGNVALYGATSGEVYIRGIAGERFAVRNSGVNTVVEGIGDHGCEYMTGGKVVVLGLTGRNFAAGMSGGVAYILDESGDFATRCNTSMVGLEKLEDPEEIKDLKQLIQQHVDYTESAKGAKVLADWNASVPKFVKVMPKDYKRVLQAIKEALEDGLSGDDALNAAFEANSRDVARIGGS comes from the coding sequence ATGAATAGCAACGCACTCCCAGTAAAACAAGGTTTGTACGATCCACAGTTTGAACATGATGCTTGTGGAGTTGGCTTTATCGTACATAAGTCAGGGCAAAAGTCCCATGCGATCGTTGAGCAGGGGCTAACAATTCTGGAAAACTTGGAACACCGTGGTGCTTGTGGCTGTGAGACGAATACAGGTGATGGTGCGGGGATTTTGTTACAGCTTCCCCATAAATTTCTAGCAAAAGTGGCAGCCACCGCAAATATTATCTTGCCTGAGGCAGGACAATATGGCGTAGGGATGGTTTATGCTTCTCCCAATCTTGAAGCAAGGCAAAATGGAAGAAAAACCTTCGAGAAGTTGGTAGAAGCAGAAGGTTTAAAGGTTCTCGGTTGGCGCGATGTACCCACCGATAATTCGTCTTTGGGAGCAACAGCTCAGTCCAGTGAGCCATTCATGCAACAGGTATTCATTCAGCGATCGTCTGATCTTGTAGATGATCTCGCATTTGATCGCAAATTATTTGTGCTGCGTAAGCTTGCTCATACAGCAATTCGCGCAGCAAATATCGATCCCTATTGGTATCCAGCTAGCCTTTCCTGTCGCACGATTGTCTATAAGGGGATGTTGATGACGGCGCAAGTTGGGCAGTATTACGCCCATGATTTGCATGATCCCGATATAGAGAGCGCTCTGGCTTTAGTTCACTCCCGCTTTAGCACCAATACTTTCCCCAGTTGGGAGCGATCGCACCCTTATCGCTACATTGCCCACAATGGTGAAATCAACACATTGCGCGGCAATATTAACTGGATGATTGCTCGTCAATCGATGTTTGAGTCAGATCTGTTTGGTGATGACATTGCGAAGATCAAGCCTGTCATTAATGTTGATGGTAGTGACTCCACAATTTTTGATAATGCTTTGGAATTACTGACTTTGGCAGGGCGATCACTGCCTCACGCTGTGATGATGATGATTCCTGAGCCTTGGACTGCCCATGAGTCCATGAGTGATGAGAAGAAGGCATTTTATGAATATCATTCCTGTTTGATGGAACCTTGGGATGGTCCTGCTTCGATCGCCTTCACCGATGGCACAATGATCGGCGCAGTCTTGGATCGTAATGGTTTACGTCCTTCGCGCTACTACGTCACCAAGGATGATCTAGTTATCTTCGCCTCGGAAGCAGGGGTATTACAAATTGAACCTGAACGCATCGAATCCAAGGGGCGCTTGCAACCTGGACGGATGTTTTTGGTGAATATGCAGGAAGGTCGGATTGTTGCTGATGAAGAGATCAAGCATCAAATTGCAACTGAGCATCCCTACCGTGAGTGGATTAATCAGCATATGGTGGAAATCGCCAGTCTCAAGGATGCAGAAGTCTCCGAACCAGAAGCGATTCCCCTCACACAGCGTCAAATGGCTTTCGGTTATTCCTTTGAAGATTTGCGCTTGCTGTTAACCCCAATGGCGCGTGATGGCGTGGAAGCTGTGGGTGCGATGGGAAATGATGCTCCTTTAGCAGTTCTTTCCAATCGTTCTAAACTTCTCTACGATTATTTTCAACAGTTATTTGCACAGGTAACCAATCCACCAATTGACTCCATTCGTGAAGAGATTATTACTTCCGCAGAGACGACAATTGGTGCAGAACGGAATTTATTAAAACCTGAACCAGAAAGCTGTCACTTGATTGAGTTAAAAACTCCCATTCTCAGCGATGGGGAACTGGCGAAGTTGAAGCATATTAACGAAGGTGATTTTAAATCCGTCACTCTTTCGACTTTGTTCGATCCTAAATCTGGTGTATCTGGATTAGAGTCAACTATCGCCGAAATTTGTGCTAAGGCTGATCAAGCGATCGCTGATGGTGTGAATATTTTGATTTTAAGCGATCGGGGTGTAAATCCTGACCATGCGCCAATTCCAGCATTATTGGCGGTATCAGGGTTACATCACCATCTCATCCGCACAGGCACAAGAACCAGAGTCGGCTTAGTCCTCGAATCTGGTGAACCTAGAGAAGTGCATCACTTCGCCCTCTTAATTGGCTACGGTTGCGGCGCAATCAATCCTTACCTCGCCTTTGAAAGTATCAACGACATGATCAAGCAAGGCTTGCTCGTAAATGTCGATTACAAAACTGCGGTCAAGAACTACATCAAGTCGGCAACTAAGGGAGTAACAAAAGTCGCTTCTAAAATTGGTATTTCCACGATCCAAAGCTATCGCGGCGCTCAAATCTTTGAAGCCGTTGGCTTGAATCAAGAGGTGATCAAGCAATATTTCACTTGGACAGCCTCCCGCATTGAAGGAGCTAATTTGGAAGTAATCGCCAAAGAAGCGATCGCGCGTCATACCCATGCTTTCCCCGATCGTCCCGCTAGTGGTAATACTCTCGATGTCGGCGGCGAATACCAATGGCGCAAGGAAGGTGAAGCCCACTTGTTCAGCCCTGAAACCATCCATGCTTTGCAAAAGGCCGTGCGTGAAGGCAATTACGAGCAGTTTAAGAAATACTCTGCCCTTGTCAATGAACAGAATCAACAGCATTTCACCCTCCGTGGTTTGCTCGATTTCAAATCTCGCGAATCGATTCCCCTTGAGGAAGTAGAACCCATTGAAAGCATTCTCCGCCGATTCAAAACTGGCGCGATGAGCTACGGTTCCATTTCTAAGGAAGCCCATGAAGCTTTAGCGATCGCCATGAATCGCATCGGTGGCAAGTCCAACACAGGCGAAGGTGGCGAAGATCCCGATCGCTACACATGGACAAACGAGCAAGGTGATTCCAAAAATAGTGCCATCAAACAGGTTGCCTCTGGACGTTTCGGTGTAACTAGCCTCTATCTGTCCCAAGCCAAAGAGATTCAAATCAAAATGGCACAAGGCGCAAAACCGGGGGAAGGCGGGCAACTTCCTGGAAAGAAAGTCTATCCTTGGATTGCCAAAGTGCGCCACTCCACCCCCGGTGTGGGCTTAATTTCGCCACCTCCTCACCATGACATCTACTCCATCGAAGACCTCGCTGAGTTGATTCATGACCTCAAAAATGCCAATCGCGCCGCCCGCATCAGCGTCAAGCTGGTTTCGGAAGTCGGTGTCGGCACGATCGCCGCAGGGGTTTCCAAAGCCCATGCTGATGTCGTGCTGATATCTGGCTACGATGGCGGCACTGGCGCATCTCCCCAAACCTCGATCAAGCACGCTGGCTTGCCTTGGGAACTCGGACTTGCAGAAACCCACCAAACCCTCGTTCTCAACAACCTCCGCAGCCGCATCGTTGTGGAAACCGATGGACAAATGAAAACAGGTCGTGATGTTGTCATCGCCGCTTTACTTGGTGCTGAAGAGTTTGGCTTTGCTACGGCTCCCCTCGTCACCCTTGGCTGTATCATGATGCGCGTCTGCCATCTCAACACCTGCCCCGTCGGAGTTGCCACTCAAGACCCTCAATTGCGCGAGAAGTTCACAGGCGATCCTGCCCACACCGTCAACTTCATGACCTTCATCTCTCAAGAAGTGCGTGAACTGATGGCACAGTTAGGCTTCCGCACTCTCGATGAAATGGTTGGTCGCACTGATGTCCTCGAAGCCAAGCAAGCAGTGGAACATTGGAAAGCGAAAGGCTTAGACTTCTCCAAGATTCTCTATCAGCCCGAAGTCGGTGAAGATGTCGGACGCTATGCCCAAATTCCACAGGATCACGGTTTAGATAAGTCCCTTGATATGACGGTGTTGTTAGATTTATGTCAAGCGGCGATCGTTGATGGTGAGCCTGTTCACGCCACAGTTCCCATCAAGAACATCAATCGCGCTGTCGGAACCATCCTCGGCAACGAAATCACCAAGCGCCATTGGGAAGGATTGCCCGATGACACCGTACATCTGCATTTCCAAGGCACGGCTGGTCAAAGCTTCGGTGCATTTGTTCCATCAGGTGTCACCCTTGAACTGGAAGGCGATACCAATGACTATCTCGGTAAAGGACTGAGCGGCGGTAAGATCATTCTCTATCCCCACAAATCTTCTACCTTTGTCGCTGAAGAGAATATCATCGCAGGTAACGTCGCTCTCTACGGTGCAACCAGTGGCGAAGTCTACATTCGCGGTATCGCTGGCGAACGCTTTGCGGTGCGGAACTCTGGCGTAAATACCGTAGTCGAAGGCATCGGCGATCACGGTTGCGAATATATGACTGGCGGAAAAGTCGTCGTTCTCGGTTTAACAGGACGGAACTTCGCCGCAGGTATGAGTGGAGGTGTTGCCTACATTCTCGATGAATCGGGCGATTTTGCAACCCGTTGCAATACTTCTATGGTCGGCTTAGAGAAACTCGAAGATCCCGAAGAAATCAAGGATCTGAAGCAGTTGATTCAGCAGCACGTTGACTATACAGAAAGCGCTAAGGGGGCGAAGGTTCTCGCTGATTGGAATGCGAGTGTTCCTAAATTTGTGAAGGTAATGCCCAAGGATTACAAGCGGGTATTGCAAGCGATTAAGGAAGCCTTAGAAGATGGTCTGAGTGGTGATGATGCCCTCAACGCCGCCTTTGAAGCCAACTCTCGCGATGTCGCTCGCATCGGTGGCAGCTAA
- a CDS encoding uracil-DNA glycosylase produces MPEKEQMSLFDLTPSEVPITELPKADGVAEALPTKTARSSKNIATAAIAAVPVNEQFASLDDLKVAACNCQKCPLAPTRTNVVVERGDRNAKILIIGEAPGEQEDLSGLPFVGKSGQLLDKILESVGFDTSKDVYVCNTVKCRPPNNRVPTEVETTTCKPYLLEQIRLVDPKIILLTGATSLKSILGEKLGITKVRGKWYEWEGRLVMPIFHPSYLLRNQSREQGSPKWLTWQDIKAIKAKYLEIIGTNPVDDEEF; encoded by the coding sequence ATGCCTGAGAAAGAACAAATGAGCCTGTTCGATTTGACTCCATCGGAAGTTCCGATCACAGAACTCCCTAAGGCTGATGGTGTCGCTGAGGCTCTACCAACCAAAACTGCGCGTTCTTCTAAAAATATTGCTACTGCTGCCATTGCTGCTGTACCTGTAAATGAGCAATTTGCTAGCCTCGATGATCTAAAAGTAGCCGCCTGTAACTGTCAGAAATGCCCCCTTGCCCCAACTCGTACTAATGTGGTCGTCGAAAGAGGCGATCGCAATGCCAAAATCTTGATCATTGGTGAAGCCCCAGGAGAACAAGAAGATTTATCAGGGCTACCCTTTGTTGGCAAGTCAGGACAGCTTTTAGACAAAATTTTAGAATCCGTAGGTTTTGACACCAGCAAAGATGTCTATGTTTGCAACACCGTCAAATGTCGCCCTCCTAATAATCGTGTCCCCACCGAAGTCGAAACAACTACCTGCAAACCCTATTTATTAGAACAAATTCGCCTCGTCGATCCCAAAATCATTTTGCTCACAGGTGCAACCTCTCTGAAATCAATCCTTGGTGAAAAATTAGGCATTACCAAAGTTCGCGGTAAATGGTATGAGTGGGAAGGTCGCCTAGTAATGCCCATATTTCACCCCTCCTATTTATTACGCAACCAAAGTCGTGAGCAGGGCAGTCCCAAGTGGCTAACATGGCAAGATATAAAAGCAATTAAAGCCAAATATTTAGAAATAATAGGTACAAACCCAGTTGATGATGAGGAATTTTAG
- a CDS encoding DUF2288 domain-containing protein, with protein sequence MSNVRADLAEMVDVALWEWLSPHAARARVILVGANLDLVDVGVALTEDNTQLVQSWIEDGWLRHPTAEELSAWNANKEKEFTSLVIPPFVLAKLNF encoded by the coding sequence GTGAGTAATGTAAGAGCTGATTTAGCGGAGATGGTGGATGTGGCGCTGTGGGAATGGTTATCTCCCCATGCCGCTAGAGCAAGGGTAATTTTAGTTGGGGCAAATCTGGATCTCGTCGATGTGGGTGTTGCGTTAACTGAGGACAATACGCAGTTAGTCCAGTCATGGATCGAGGATGGCTGGTTGCGTCATCCTACTGCCGAGGAGCTAAGTGCTTGGAATGCAAACAAGGAAAAAGAATTTACGAGTCTTGTCATTCCACCATTTGTATTAGCCAAGCTTAATTTCTAA
- the thiD gene encoding bifunctional hydroxymethylpyrimidine kinase/phosphomethylpyrimidine kinase: protein MTIFNSSQVPIAMTIAGSDSGGGAGIQADLRTFAFHCVHGASVLTCITAQNTQGVTRVDAMSPEAVTAQFEAVMIDMRVGAIKTGMLLNQEIIKTVAKKLVAFGCGNVVVDPVMVSRAGAQLLDDDAVKTIREQLIPLAAITTPNRYEAQILADMEIHTLEDMQTAAQKIYKLGARSVLVKGGGFTNELKGIDVWFDGDRLEVLQTEVIDTPHTHGTGCTLSAAIAANLALGKPHFQAVQDAKNYVTEALKYSLAIGQGQGPVGHFYPLLNRG, encoded by the coding sequence ATGACAATTTTCAACAGTTCACAAGTACCGATCGCGATGACGATCGCTGGTTCGGATAGTGGTGGGGGTGCAGGGATACAGGCAGACCTACGCACCTTTGCCTTTCATTGCGTGCATGGGGCGAGTGTACTCACTTGCATCACTGCCCAAAATACACAGGGTGTAACGCGAGTGGATGCCATGTCACCCGAAGCCGTAACAGCGCAATTTGAAGCGGTGATGATTGATATGCGAGTGGGGGCAATCAAAACGGGGATGCTGCTCAATCAAGAGATTATTAAAACCGTTGCCAAGAAACTAGTTGCCTTTGGCTGTGGAAATGTGGTGGTCGATCCAGTGATGGTGTCACGGGCGGGAGCACAATTATTAGATGATGATGCGGTGAAAACGATCCGTGAGCAGTTAATTCCCCTTGCGGCGATCACTACACCTAATCGCTATGAAGCCCAAATTCTCGCAGACATGGAAATTCATACTCTGGAGGATATGCAAACAGCGGCTCAGAAAATTTATAAATTAGGGGCGCGATCGGTTCTCGTCAAGGGTGGTGGCTTCACCAACGAACTGAAGGGTATTGATGTGTGGTTTGATGGCGATCGCCTAGAGGTCTTACAGACAGAAGTAATTGATACGCCGCATACTCATGGGACTGGCTGTACTTTGTCCGCCGCGATCGCGGCAAATTTGGCTTTGGGAAAACCACACTTTCAAGCAGTTCAAGATGCAAAGAACTATGTTACTGAAGCTTTGAAATATTCTTTAGCGATCGGGCAGGGACAGGGGCCAGTTGGACATTTCTATCCGTTACTTAATCGTGGGTAG